A genome region from Chelonia mydas isolate rCheMyd1 chromosome 24, rCheMyd1.pri.v2, whole genome shotgun sequence includes the following:
- the LOC119564175 gene encoding B-cell receptor CD22-like — protein sequence MEALLLLALSILTGAGCQDWGVTLPVDPLAGWSGSCVTIPCSYTYPEGQLVRAVTWSRNKERIVRLTAAAGQGYGKAERVQFLGDLQHNCTLRLNPLALGDGGAYSFEFQTQSQSWRSPRALCLTVSEHPCRVNYGMARAGGALSGSLFCSISERCSSSGLYWYDGAGTRILTETAAGQRESRLSMHIVWQHRGAALECRVRGYQNRCLPKGSQPPATGWTPHLKVLVDADGPGPIREGDSFTLRCVEDSRSLDQFYFWIHNYEDLPGGPSVQIKGATLSHGGNYTCMKWVSGTGRGYLAISPTTYVAILAPPVVHVVATPGPHRSTGEPLSLMCQLDTSAYGGVGFSWYKDGERLGWAQPELAFLGVQVADGGEYQCEVHNTLGKSTSLPLTITVVYGSDWYQLSPGPMAGFGAGVLLLFLLSNLGVYCLARRIRQRKEPGGSLQKGSREDPSNPQRDSLYEEIPCAGEIPCPSDDNGDYYNSTKDYCN from the exons ATggaggccctgctgctgctggccctctCCATCCTGACCG GTGCAGGCTGCCAGGACTGGGGGGTGACCCTGCCCGTGGACCCCCTGGCTGGATGGAGCGGCTCATGTGTGACAATCCCTTGCTCCTACACCTACCCCGAGGGGCAGCTCGTCAGGGCCGTGACCTGGAGCCGGAACAAGGAGAGAATTGTGCGGCTCACTGCAGCAGCGGGGCAGGGCTATGGCAAGGCCGAGCGCGTCCAGTTCCTGGGCGACCTGCAGCACAATTGCACCCTGCGCCTCAACCCGCTGGCGCTCGGAGACGGGGGCGCCTACTCCTTTGAGTTCCAGACCCAGAGCCAAAGCTGGAGAAGCCCCCGAGCCCTGTGCCTCACGGTGTCAG AACATCCCTGCAGGGTCAATTATGGCATGGCCAGGGCCGGGGGAGCCCTGAGCGGCAGCTTGTTCTGCTCCATCTCCGAGCGCTGCTCCTCCTCCGGCCTGTATTGGTATGATGGAGCCGGCACGCGGATCCTGACGGAAACTGCAGCTGGCCAACGCGAGAGCCGGCTGAGCATGCACATCGTCTGGCAGCACCGGGGGGCGGCGCTGGAGTGCCGGGTGCGGGGCTACCAGAATAGGTGCCTCCCCAAAgggtcccagcccccagccacag GCTGGACCCCCCACCTGAAGGTCCTGGTGGACGCGGACGGCCCGGGCCCGATCAGGGAGGGTGACTCGTTCACACTGAGATGCGTGGAGGACAGCAGGTCGCTGGACCAGTTCTACTTCTGGATTCACAACTATGAGGATCTGCCCGGGGGCCCCTCTGTGCAGATCAAGGGGGCAACCTTGTCTCACGGGGGCAATTACACCTGCATGAAGTGGGTCTCCGGCACCGGGCGTGGCTACCTAGCTATATCCCCCACCACTTATGTGGCCATCCTTG CCCCCCCCGTGGTGCATGTGGTGGCCACCCCAGGCCCTCATCGCAGCACGGGGGAACCCCTGTCCCTGATGTGCCAGCTGGACACCAGCGCCTATGGCGGAGTAGGCTTCTCCTGGTACAAGGATGGCGAGCGGCTGGGGTGGGCACAGCCAGAACTGGCTTTCCTGGGCGTCCAGGTGGCTGATGGGGGAGAATATCAGTGTGAGGTGCACAACACCCTAGGGAAATCCACCTCTCTGCCACTCACCATCACTGTTGTGT acgGCAGTGACTGGTACCAGCTGAGCCCTGGCCCCATGGCAGGCTTCGGAGCAggggtcctgctgctcttcctcctGAGCAACCTCGGGGTTTATTGTCTGGCCAGGAGAATCCGCCAACGGAAAGAACCGGGGGGGAGTCTGCAGA AGGGCAGCAGAGAGGACCCCAGCAACCCACAGAGAGACTCACTCTATGAG GAAATCCCGTGTGCCGGGGAGATTCCCTGCCCCTCGGATGACAACGGCGACTATTATAACAGTACCAAGGACTATTGTAACTGA